The Xanthocytophaga agilis genome has a window encoding:
- a CDS encoding histidine kinase dimerization/phosphoacceptor domain -containing protein produces the protein MVYLTQSFYVLLVSFFCCANLAIKAESFYPIQKQDPADSIRRLLEQSNLKRADTNRANLLLQLSAYYLNRNPPNADSAYLYARQSYIVSNVLHFQKGKIESIYLLGDALVWKGNGQTGRSTLLKGISLSKQQGDTLQQAMGWLYVAASYGRTEAEIPEKIRAFEQAMLLFRHIGNKEKEANALKEIADMHFWQGKSAQSLGELLQVVTLYRSINYPKIHYTYDLLVAVNKQLGNYKDAIQYGLASIESARAAQDTTSFGLFHGRLGTIHGELKQWEEGLLYLKKALWYFEQDKNIWMVLHTARLISANLIAQNRPREALDFFLNIIRKYPPEHVHATLEVERSLGDCYLALKQYAQAEKHYLQMIHIEESRDRKGEHTIVTYEKAGSFYLAIQQYDKARAYLEKALRLQKEAGTLLTIADIHLKLFRIDSAQGRYPAAITHYQHYKALNDSIFNEAKSKQISTLQIQYDTRQKEQNIALLTEQNQVQAGRIRQREIQRNSIIAGATLLLLLLGLIYRQYQVKKRNNEQLQAQKLEISRQNVALQELLKEKEWLLREVHHRVKNNLQMVISLLESQSAYLEREALQAVRDSQHRVFAMSLIHQKLYQEHNVATIAMSVYLHELVHYLRDSFDISQRIRFELQIQPIELDATQAIPLGLILNEALTNALKYAFPNNQDGLIRISLIEQADHHFLLTVADNGVGLPDGFDSLTTSTLGMKLMQGLSQDINARLEIESQQGTWIRIWFMAHPVLGQLPVDSLPLADMLNGKP, from the coding sequence ATGGTATATCTAACCCAGAGTTTTTATGTACTGCTGGTAAGCTTTTTCTGTTGTGCTAATCTGGCAATAAAAGCAGAGTCCTTCTATCCGATACAAAAGCAAGACCCGGCAGATAGTATACGCAGGCTCCTGGAGCAAAGTAATCTGAAGCGTGCTGATACCAACCGAGCGAATCTATTACTGCAACTAAGCGCATACTATTTAAATAGAAACCCACCCAACGCTGACAGTGCTTACCTATACGCCAGGCAAAGCTATATAGTAAGCAATGTTCTTCATTTTCAAAAAGGAAAGATTGAAAGTATTTACTTATTAGGGGATGCATTGGTGTGGAAAGGCAATGGGCAAACGGGGCGAAGCACCTTATTGAAAGGTATTTCCCTAAGCAAGCAACAAGGAGATACACTACAGCAGGCAATGGGCTGGCTATATGTGGCTGCCAGTTATGGGCGGACAGAAGCCGAAATACCTGAAAAGATTCGGGCCTTTGAACAAGCTATGCTTCTCTTCCGACACATCGGAAATAAAGAGAAAGAAGCCAATGCGCTGAAAGAAATTGCCGATATGCACTTCTGGCAGGGAAAATCAGCCCAGTCTTTGGGTGAGTTATTACAGGTAGTAACCCTTTACCGATCCATTAACTATCCTAAGATCCATTACACCTATGATCTGCTTGTAGCGGTAAACAAACAATTAGGTAATTACAAGGATGCTATTCAGTACGGATTAGCTTCGATTGAAAGCGCACGGGCTGCACAGGATACCACCTCATTCGGTCTTTTCCATGGGCGGCTCGGAACGATCCATGGAGAATTAAAACAATGGGAAGAAGGATTGCTTTATTTAAAAAAAGCTCTTTGGTACTTTGAGCAGGATAAAAATATCTGGATGGTACTTCATACTGCCCGACTTATTTCTGCTAATTTAATTGCCCAGAACCGACCCAGGGAAGCACTTGATTTCTTTCTGAACATTATCAGGAAATATCCTCCTGAACATGTACATGCTACCTTGGAAGTAGAAAGATCATTGGGTGATTGCTACCTGGCCCTAAAGCAATATGCTCAGGCCGAAAAACATTATCTTCAAATGATCCATATTGAAGAGAGCCGGGATAGAAAAGGGGAACATACCATCGTTACCTATGAAAAAGCGGGCAGCTTTTACCTGGCTATACAACAATATGATAAAGCAAGGGCTTACCTGGAGAAGGCTTTGCGTTTACAAAAGGAGGCAGGTACGCTGCTTACTATCGCTGATATTCATTTAAAGTTATTCAGGATTGACTCAGCTCAGGGAAGGTATCCGGCAGCGATTACCCATTATCAGCACTACAAAGCGTTGAATGACTCTATCTTTAATGAGGCAAAAAGTAAGCAGATTTCTACTTTGCAAATCCAGTATGATACCAGGCAGAAAGAACAAAATATTGCACTTCTCACCGAGCAGAATCAAGTGCAAGCAGGGCGTATCAGGCAAAGAGAGATTCAGCGCAACAGCATTATTGCTGGAGCCACATTGTTGTTGCTGCTTTTAGGGCTTATTTACAGGCAATACCAGGTCAAAAAGCGTAACAATGAGCAGTTGCAGGCTCAGAAACTGGAAATAAGCCGTCAAAATGTAGCATTGCAAGAGTTGCTCAAGGAAAAAGAATGGCTGCTTAGGGAGGTGCATCATCGGGTAAAAAATAACCTGCAAATGGTAATCAGTTTACTTGAATCACAATCGGCCTACCTGGAAAGAGAGGCCCTGCAGGCAGTCAGGGATAGTCAGCACCGGGTATTTGCCATGTCACTGATTCACCAGAAACTCTACCAGGAGCATAATGTAGCTACTATTGCTATGTCAGTGTATTTGCACGAACTGGTCCACTACCTGCGCGACAGTTTTGATATCAGCCAACGCATCCGCTTTGAATTACAGATCCAGCCCATTGAGCTTGATGCTACACAAGCGATTCCACTGGGGTTGATTCTCAATGAAGCCCTCACCAATGCACTCAAATATGCATTTCCCAATAACCAGGACGGCCTGATCCGGATTTCACTCATCGAACAGGCAGACCATCATTTTCTGCTTACAGTGGCTGACAATGGTGTGGGATTACCTGATGGTTTTGATAGTTTGACAACCAGTACTTTAGGCATGAAACTCATGCAGGGGCTTAGTCAAGATATCAATGCCCGATTGGAAATTGAAAGCCAGCAAGGTACCTGGATTCGGATCTGGTTCATGGCCCATCCTGTGTTAGGCCAACTACCTGTAGACAGTCTTCCGCTAGCAGATATGCTAAACGGGAAACCTTAA
- a CDS encoding helix-turn-helix transcriptional regulator gives MTLHHKISNARKSKGLTQEELSALTKVTARTIQRIESGESTPRNYTLKAIATALEIPYEELLGLNSPEQNLTKDLHEEDSSSIEEDKHFLRLLCLSCFVYLIIPFVHFLVPSFLLKKRKEQHPAIICFARKVILSQIYWVISFHVLLLLTFLFNFLQVKYAASPYVLDFIWTFFFCYTLNTVIILLQIFQIQKLHLASSYVSKTSVIA, from the coding sequence ATGACCCTACATCACAAAATCAGTAATGCCCGAAAAAGCAAAGGACTAACCCAGGAAGAGCTATCTGCCTTAACAAAAGTTACAGCCCGAACTATTCAGCGAATTGAAAGTGGAGAAAGTACCCCCCGCAATTATACGCTAAAAGCTATTGCTACTGCCTTAGAAATACCCTATGAAGAACTACTAGGACTCAATTCTCCTGAGCAAAATCTCACAAAAGATCTGCATGAAGAGGACTCTTCCAGCATAGAAGAGGACAAACATTTTCTACGATTACTTTGTCTTTCCTGCTTTGTGTATCTGATCATCCCATTTGTACACTTTCTTGTTCCATCGTTTCTTTTAAAGAAACGAAAGGAGCAACATCCTGCCATCATTTGTTTTGCCAGAAAAGTAATTCTCAGTCAGATTTATTGGGTAATATCGTTTCATGTGCTGCTTTTGCTAACGTTTCTCTTTAACTTCCTTCAGGTTAAATATGCTGCAAGTCCTTACGTACTAGATTTTATATGGACATTTTTCTTCTGTTATACACTGAATACAGTCATTATTCTTTTGCAAATTTTCCAGATACAAAAACTTCATTTAGCGTCCTCTTATGTCTCAAAGACGTCTGTTATTGCCTAA
- a CDS encoding ABC transporter permease yields the protein MFYSYLKTAWRNLLQNKTLSFINIIGLSLGVGFALLIGMWIHFEQSFDKFNTNKDRIAFVGRHLLLNNQKSTALSVMLPLYDELKANYPEVKRATRFDWGRMHSLVQGNHKFNKEGIYVDPDFLEMFTLEVIKGNPKTALIDQNAIVLTQSLANALFGSQDPIGKLITIDNQYPLQVTAVMKDVPKNSSIQFEFLAPFSFLIHQNEEIKGSRTRWNNNFLGTIIEIKEGTSMEALSQKLSPLLKDKDTGIKDQKLFLFPMVRWHLYDDFTNWVNTDGRIGYLRLFGIIGICVLLIACINFMNLATARSEKRAREVGIRKAVGSQRSQLIVQFLTESLLTSFVAFVLSLVLIQLILPSLSNFGLEDIRLDYSHPGFWMAVIAFCLVTGLLAGSYPAFYFSSFLPVRVLKGVLKQGKGTLSFRKFLVVSQFAISIGLIICTLVVFLQVKHAQTRPIGYNPDNLLMLNSNPDLLKNYNALKQDLLNTGYIEAVAKSSSGMTWVNNDFPHFSWEGKDPNTTIALDVVMTDWDYEKATQLTFLAGRPFTKEFATDSNSIILNEAALKLIGYKDPIGKTIKLGDKVLTIVGVIKNVLMRDPFKSVAPGVILFNTDNINVILIRLKNNAGLKYTLNTIEPIIGKYNASLPFDYYFADEEFAKKFTTENQVARLGGIFAGLAIFISCLGLFGLAMYMVERRAKEISIRKVLGASVTHLWLLLSREFVWMVVIAFLIASPITLWVMNGWLRRYEYRVEIYWWIFAIAGILAISIALVTVSVQAIKAALANPANRLRTE from the coding sequence ATGTTCTACAGCTACTTAAAAACCGCCTGGCGCAATCTGCTCCAGAATAAGACCTTATCGTTTATCAATATTATTGGTCTTTCTCTGGGGGTAGGCTTTGCTTTGCTCATTGGAATGTGGATTCATTTTGAACAGAGTTTTGATAAGTTTAATACCAATAAGGATCGTATTGCTTTTGTGGGAAGGCATCTGCTGTTGAATAATCAGAAAAGTACTGCCCTATCTGTTATGTTGCCCTTGTATGATGAGCTTAAAGCTAATTATCCGGAAGTAAAACGTGCGACGCGGTTTGACTGGGGGAGGATGCATAGCTTGGTGCAGGGCAACCACAAATTTAACAAAGAAGGTATCTATGTGGATCCTGATTTCCTGGAGATGTTCACCTTAGAAGTGATAAAAGGAAATCCGAAAACTGCTTTGATCGATCAGAATGCCATTGTGCTCACTCAATCACTCGCAAATGCATTATTTGGTTCTCAGGACCCTATCGGAAAACTTATTACAATTGATAATCAATACCCTCTCCAGGTGACTGCTGTGATGAAGGATGTTCCGAAAAATTCATCCATACAATTTGAGTTTCTGGCACCTTTCTCCTTTCTGATTCACCAGAATGAGGAAATCAAAGGCTCACGAACAAGATGGAATAATAATTTCCTGGGAACCATCATTGAGATAAAAGAAGGAACTTCTATGGAAGCACTTTCTCAAAAACTCAGTCCTTTGCTTAAAGATAAAGATACTGGAATAAAAGATCAGAAGTTGTTTCTTTTTCCAATGGTAAGATGGCATTTATACGATGATTTTACTAATTGGGTAAATACGGATGGAAGGATTGGCTACCTGCGTTTGTTTGGAATTATTGGTATCTGTGTTTTGCTTATCGCTTGTATTAATTTCATGAATCTGGCCACTGCCCGCAGTGAAAAACGTGCCAGAGAAGTTGGCATTCGCAAGGCAGTAGGTTCTCAACGGAGCCAGCTGATTGTGCAATTTCTAACTGAGTCGTTGTTGACTTCTTTTGTTGCCTTTGTACTTTCATTGGTATTGATTCAATTGATATTGCCCTCATTAAGCAATTTTGGGCTTGAAGATATAAGACTTGATTACAGCCACCCTGGTTTTTGGATGGCTGTGATTGCTTTTTGCCTTGTTACTGGTTTGCTGGCGGGGAGTTATCCTGCTTTCTATTTTTCCTCATTTTTGCCAGTACGGGTATTGAAAGGTGTGCTAAAGCAAGGCAAAGGCACACTCAGCTTCCGGAAATTTTTGGTGGTATCACAGTTTGCTATTTCAATCGGGTTAATCATTTGTACACTTGTAGTGTTTCTTCAGGTCAAACATGCCCAAACACGCCCCATTGGGTATAATCCGGATAACCTTCTTATGCTGAATAGCAATCCGGATCTGCTAAAAAATTACAATGCGCTAAAACAGGATTTGCTGAACACAGGATATATTGAAGCAGTTGCCAAATCGTCCAGTGGCATGACTTGGGTGAACAATGATTTTCCCCATTTTAGCTGGGAAGGAAAAGATCCCAATACAACTATTGCATTGGATGTGGTGATGACTGATTGGGATTATGAAAAAGCTACACAACTGACATTTTTAGCAGGCCGACCCTTTACAAAAGAATTCGCAACGGATTCCAATAGTATTATTCTGAATGAAGCTGCCCTGAAACTAATTGGGTACAAAGATCCTATTGGTAAGACGATCAAACTTGGGGATAAGGTGTTGACTATTGTAGGTGTTATTAAAAATGTACTTATGAGAGATCCTTTTAAGTCTGTTGCACCTGGTGTTATTTTATTTAATACAGATAATATAAATGTCATTTTGATCCGGTTAAAAAACAATGCAGGTCTGAAGTATACCCTGAATACAATTGAACCCATTATTGGAAAATACAATGCTTCTCTACCCTTTGACTATTATTTCGCAGATGAAGAGTTTGCAAAGAAATTTACTACTGAAAATCAGGTAGCCAGATTGGGAGGTATATTTGCTGGACTAGCTATTTTTATTTCCTGTCTGGGATTATTCGGGTTGGCTATGTATATGGTTGAACGTCGGGCCAAAGAGATTAGCATCCGAAAAGTATTGGGTGCCTCAGTGACGCATCTCTGGTTATTGTTGTCCAGAGAGTTTGTCTGGATGGTTGTCATTGCCTTTTTGATTGCTTCTCCTATAACATTATGGGTGATGAATGGATGGTTGAGGAGATATGAGTATCGCGTTGAGATCTATTGGTGGATTTTTGCCATTGCTGGTATACTTGCAATCAGTATTGCTTTGGTCACAGTGAGTGTACAAGCTATTAAAGCCGCCCTTGCCAATCCAGCAAATCGGTTGAGAACAGAATGA
- a CDS encoding TonB-dependent receptor, with protein MKQTFTYSLFFFFTSIILAFAQNGNLQGSVKTSDGSPAEFVNITIKGSRKGALTDKNGNYQLKGVSEGTQTVIASFVGLETQQQTVDIKTGQTTTLDFLLKENAAQLQEIVVSSTGPNRETVSVAKMPLKNLENPQVYSIISSELMTQQVITSYDDAMRNVPGITRTWESTGRAGDGASYFALRGFEAQTTLVNGLPGLTSGNLDPANVEEIQVIKGPSGTLFGGSFYGYGGFINTITKKPHYTFKGTLTYNAGSFGLNRITADINTPLSKTEKVALRINTAYHTENSFQDAGFKKSFFIAPALVYEVNDRLSFHFLTEILDEERAVPPVFFHSDRASTLPFKNLKELNLNNSLSFTSNDLTIKNPRFNLQGQMIYKLSSQWTSQTVLSRATVRSNGFYTYIWDDVSGDNYFSQYFHKEQQVTYTTDIQQNFNGDFKIGSLRNRVVIGLDFFNRNVIDNGSGWAYARGVTPQGDVNYVEPFSGDTLPPVYLTEASIDNILAGTEGSHSNISNSSYSIYVSDILNITPGLLIMGSLRGDYFDSKGEKSTSEDDFDQFALSPKLGLVYQPVIDKVSLFFNYMNAFINVAPQQVTDADGSNPRVKSFKPEHADQLEYGVKTSLFSDNLYATLSVYDIKVSNRVMPDPSNPRSVTQGGKVGSKGFELELTANPLRGLNIIAGYSHNETKVIAGDQTDFYSEPGRSPGGQGPQNLANLWATYQFTTGKLRNLGIGIGGNYASTYKVIDNSQTGIFNLPSYTLLNASVFYNAERFRVSFNVNNITNEVYYIGYWSVNPQKPRNIAVGFTYKF; from the coding sequence ATGAAACAGACCTTTACTTACAGCCTCTTTTTCTTCTTTACAAGTATAATTCTGGCTTTCGCGCAAAATGGAAATCTGCAGGGATCTGTAAAAACATCAGATGGCAGTCCAGCTGAATTTGTCAACATTACGATCAAGGGAAGTCGGAAAGGGGCATTAACTGACAAAAATGGAAACTACCAGTTAAAAGGTGTATCTGAGGGGACACAAACAGTAATAGCATCTTTTGTAGGACTGGAAACACAACAACAGACTGTTGATATCAAAACAGGTCAAACCACAACCCTTGACTTTTTACTAAAAGAGAATGCAGCTCAACTTCAAGAGATTGTTGTATCTTCTACAGGTCCTAACAGAGAAACTGTTTCTGTTGCCAAAATGCCACTGAAAAACCTGGAAAATCCTCAGGTGTATAGTATAATCTCTTCAGAACTGATGACTCAACAGGTTATTACCAGTTATGATGATGCTATGCGCAATGTACCTGGCATTACCAGAACTTGGGAATCAACCGGAAGAGCAGGTGATGGAGCTTCTTATTTTGCCTTACGGGGATTTGAAGCGCAAACTACCCTGGTTAACGGCCTACCCGGATTAACCAGTGGTAATCTGGACCCGGCAAATGTGGAAGAGATTCAGGTTATTAAAGGTCCTTCCGGGACACTGTTTGGAGGTAGTTTTTATGGATATGGCGGTTTTATCAATACCATTACAAAGAAGCCACATTATACCTTTAAAGGTACTCTCACCTATAATGCAGGAAGTTTTGGGCTCAACCGGATTACAGCTGATATCAATACCCCTTTAAGCAAAACAGAAAAAGTAGCGTTACGGATAAATACTGCTTATCATACAGAAAACAGCTTTCAGGATGCAGGGTTCAAGAAATCTTTTTTCATAGCACCTGCCTTGGTATATGAAGTCAATGATAGACTTTCCTTTCACTTTCTGACAGAGATACTGGACGAAGAACGGGCTGTACCTCCTGTATTCTTCCACTCAGACCGAGCAAGTACTCTTCCTTTCAAAAATCTAAAGGAGTTAAATCTGAATAATAGTCTTTCCTTTACCAGCAATGATCTGACCATTAAGAATCCAAGATTTAATCTGCAGGGACAGATGATATACAAACTTTCCAGTCAGTGGACTTCACAAACTGTGCTTTCACGCGCTACAGTTCGTTCAAACGGATTCTATACTTATATATGGGATGACGTATCAGGTGATAATTACTTCAGTCAATATTTTCACAAAGAACAACAGGTAACCTATACAACAGATATTCAGCAGAACTTTAACGGAGACTTTAAGATCGGAAGTCTACGAAACCGTGTAGTGATTGGTCTGGACTTCTTTAACCGAAATGTAATTGACAATGGATCTGGTTGGGCATATGCTCGTGGTGTTACACCACAGGGAGATGTCAACTATGTAGAGCCTTTTTCTGGCGATACCCTCCCTCCTGTTTATCTGACTGAGGCATCGATCGACAACATTCTGGCAGGTACAGAAGGAAGCCACAGTAATATAAGTAACAGTTCCTATAGCATATATGTATCTGATATACTCAACATTACACCTGGTTTACTAATCATGGGTAGTCTGCGTGGAGATTACTTTGACTCCAAAGGTGAGAAAAGTACTTCTGAAGATGATTTTGACCAATTTGCACTGTCTCCAAAATTAGGTTTAGTGTATCAGCCTGTCATTGATAAAGTATCGCTATTTTTTAACTACATGAATGCATTTATCAATGTAGCTCCACAACAGGTTACTGATGCAGATGGAAGCAATCCTCGTGTAAAATCTTTCAAACCCGAGCATGCAGACCAACTGGAGTATGGAGTAAAAACCAGTTTATTTTCAGATAACCTATATGCAACTTTATCTGTCTATGATATCAAAGTATCTAACCGGGTAATGCCAGATCCTTCCAATCCCCGCAGTGTGACACAGGGAGGCAAAGTAGGCAGCAAAGGATTTGAGCTTGAACTAACAGCTAACCCATTACGGGGATTGAATATTATTGCCGGATACAGTCATAATGAAACCAAAGTTATTGCAGGAGATCAAACCGATTTTTATAGTGAGCCAGGCAGAAGTCCGGGTGGCCAAGGTCCTCAAAATCTGGCAAATCTATGGGCAACCTATCAGTTTACCACTGGCAAACTTCGCAATCTGGGCATTGGCATTGGTGGAAACTATGCCAGTACCTATAAAGTAATTGATAATAGTCAGACAGGTATATTCAATTTGCCCAGTTATACGTTACTTAATGCAAGTGTATTTTACAATGCAGAACGATTCCGTGTCTCATTCAATGTTAACAATATAACCAACGAAGTCTATTATATAGGTTACTGGTCTGTCAATCCGCAAAAACCCAGGAATATAGCAGTTGGTTTTACCTATAAGTTTTAA